Proteins encoded in a region of the Pirellulales bacterium genome:
- a CDS encoding recombinase family protein: MKHVAIYSRVSTKQQDQRSQEPDLKRWAEHQDEPVIWYRDSFTGRSMERPDITRLLANAASGQVSKIVIWRLDRLGRTASGLTALFDDLAAWKVDLVSLRDGLDLGTPAGRLMANVLASVAAYETEVRAERVLAGQTAARAAGKRWGGSKPGRSLKTRATREQAATARRLHQEGQKIAAIARAVGLSRPTIYAFLSDRT; the protein is encoded by the coding sequence ATGAAACACGTTGCAATCTACAGCCGCGTCAGCACGAAGCAACAAGACCAGCGCAGCCAGGAACCCGATTTGAAGCGTTGGGCCGAGCATCAAGACGAGCCGGTCATTTGGTATCGGGACAGTTTCACGGGACGCTCGATGGAGCGGCCCGATATCACGCGTCTGCTGGCCAACGCCGCGAGCGGCCAAGTGTCGAAAATTGTTATCTGGCGCCTCGATCGATTGGGGCGAACGGCGAGCGGCTTGACCGCTTTGTTCGACGACTTGGCCGCCTGGAAGGTCGATCTCGTCTCGCTCCGCGACGGACTCGATCTCGGAACGCCAGCCGGCCGCCTGATGGCCAACGTCTTGGCGTCGGTCGCGGCGTACGAGACGGAAGTCCGCGCCGAGCGAGTGCTGGCAGGGCAAACTGCCGCCAGAGCCGCCGGCAAACGCTGGGGCGGCTCGAAGCCCGGTCGAAGTCTCAAGACCAGGGCCACGCGAGAACAAGCGGCGACAGCGCGCCGACTCCACCAGGAGGGCCAGAAGATCGCCGCCATCGCCCGCGCCGTGGGCCTAAGCCGGCCGACCATTTACGCCTTCCTCAGTGACAGAACCTAG